The genomic region TTTTTCTTAATTCCCATTCCCGAAGCTGTCCGCCGTCCTACAGAACCCACATCTCCATCCGCCCAATCTACCAACATTGCTAACGCACCACCCATCACCGACCCGTTGCAATTGGTGCAATTACAGCAAAAACTCACCGACCAACTCCGACCGGCGTGGAAGCCTAACGTAGCCCTCGGTCAAGATTTAGTCTACCGTGTCGGCGTGGCTGCTAATGGAGCTATTAAAGGCTATGTTGCGACTAACGACGTATCCAACGGGCAGGTTCAACAAACTCCCCTCCCTCGCCTGTTGTCTCAACCTGTTGCTAGTAGTGCTGTGACACCAGAATCCTTGGCTCAGTTTCAAGTCACCTTTACACCTAAGGGAGAAGTACAAGTTAAGCCTTGGGAAGCAAAGAAATGAGATAATTAAGTCGTAAGTCGTAAGTCAGAAGTTGGCATTTCACATCTTGCCAACTACCAATTACCAACTACCAATTACCATTGTTTATGAATACTGTGGTATTGAATTTAGAACCAATTATTCATTTGACTCAGGAACAGTTTTATCAACTCTGCATGGCAAATCGCGAGTTGAATTTAGAGCTTAATGCCAAAGGAGATTTAATTATTGTGCCACCCGTAGGAGGAGAAAGCGGTAATCAGGAAGCAGGATTGATTACAGATTTGGAAATTTGGAATCGTCAAACCAAGTCAGGAAAAGTCTTCAGTTCTTCGACAATTTTTCGCCTCCCCAATGGTGCTAACCGCTCTCCTGATGCAGCTTGGATAGGATTGAAACGATGGGAGGCTTTGACTCAAGAGGAACGAGAAAAGTTTCCTCCCATCTGTCCAGATTTTGCAATTGAATTGCGCTCTTGCACCGATACGCTGAAACCATTGCAAGAGAAAATGCAAGAATATTTAGCTAATGGTTTGCGTTTGGGTTGGTTAATTAATCCTCAAAACAGCCAAGTAGAAATTTATCGACCGAACCAGTCTGTAGAAGTCATATCTTTACCTGCTGTTCTTTCTGGAGAAGATATTTTACCTGGATTTGAATTACCTCTCTAAGTAGGGCGATCGCTACCTTCTCATATACGATCTAAAACCCTAAAACCTAAACTTGTCCAACCAGCCTTACCAGCCAAACGACAACAGCTACAGCGATCGATAATGGTGTCAGCCAATCGCCCCACTGCACGTACAAAGTCTTAGTTTGACGGCGATAAATAGTTTCGGCATGGGTTTCATAAGTATCGTGTCCCGATATCCAAACAGTTTTACCGTGAGGATCGACAAAAGCAGAATATCCGGTATTGACGGCACGCACAGCCCAGCGATCGGTTTCAATTGCTCGCATGATATCTAAAGCATGGTGCTGAGCTGGCATCGCAGCACTGTAATGAGCATCGTTGGAAGGACTGAGGATAAATTGCCCTCCAGCAGCAGCTTGATAGCGAAATCGTTCGGGAAAGGCAGATTCGTAACAAATCCCTACAATTGCTCGACCGAAAGGAGTATCGAATAATTGATTTGGCGCACCTGCTAGTTGATGCTCGTCAAGGGGTGAGAGTCGAGAAATAATTCCACCTAAAATTTCTTGAAACGGAACGTATTCGCCAATTGGCACTAATTTTGATTTGTCGTAACGACTAAAAATCTGTCCGTTACTCAGTAGGGTGAAAATACTGTTTGTATAGCCTCCTTCTTTATCGCCAAACAATCCCAACCAAGCAACTACACCTCTTTCTTTAACCGCTGAGTAAAAAGAAGTGCGTTGAACGTCATGCCAGCGAAAAGGTAAAGCTCCTTCTGGGGTTAAAACTGCATCTACCCCACGATCTGCTAGAGTTTGGTAGCCGGTAGTATAACCTTCGATCGCCTTCCGAAAGCCTTCGGGATAAAGTTTGATTTTGTTAGGGACGTTACCCTGGACAATTCCAACTCTAAGAGCTGTATCTGGTGGTTGAGCTAAGGGGCTGCTGTACAAGCTGTAGCCCAAAAGGTGTAATAGAAGGCAAAAGGTAAAAGGCAAAAGGCATAAAACGAGAGTCTTCCGACTCCCCTGGACGGGCGCACGGCTGTGCGCCCCTACGACGGCAATCCAAGCTTCGGCAAACAATCCATTGACAGCTACGATCGCAGCCGTAACAGCACTCGCTCCAGAAAGTTGACCGAGATGGAGAATGGGCAGATTGTGAGGACTTTGGGTGTAGGAAAGCGAAGACCACCACAAGGGTCCAGCACTCCACAGGCTTTCTAAGCCACACCAAAAGGCGACACCGATTGAGAGGCGGATAAGATGAATTGGAATTTTGTCACGCAAAGGCGCAAAGGCGCAAAGGGTTTTTTGTGCTTTTACGTTTGGGAGTGGAGATTTGAAAGTGGGAATTTTCCAATTTA from Scytonema millei VB511283 harbors:
- the lnt gene encoding apolipoprotein N-acyltransferase produces the protein MGLSVAPVGAWYLAWIALAPLWVLVVTTPKHSSLLAPHSLPLLWGIGYHGVALFWITGIHPMTWMGVPWLSSLAIALFCWIFITLWGVALVATWSISMRALLNWKIPTFKSPLPNVKAQKTLCAFAPLRDKIPIHLIRLSIGVAFWCGLESLWSAGPLWWSSLSYTQSPHNLPILHLGQLSGASAVTAAIVAVNGLFAEAWIAVVGAHSRAPVQGSRKTLVLCLLPFTFCLLLHLLGYSLYSSPLAQPPDTALRVGIVQGNVPNKIKLYPEGFRKAIEGYTTGYQTLADRGVDAVLTPEGALPFRWHDVQRTSFYSAVKERGVVAWLGLFGDKEGGYTNSIFTLLSNGQIFSRYDKSKLVPIGEYVPFQEILGGIISRLSPLDEHQLAGAPNQLFDTPFGRAIVGICYESAFPERFRYQAAAGGQFILSPSNDAHYSAAMPAQHHALDIMRAIETDRWAVRAVNTGYSAFVDPHGKTVWISGHDTYETHAETIYRRQTKTLYVQWGDWLTPLSIAVAVVVWLVRLVGQV
- a CDS encoding Uma2 family endonuclease, whose product is MNTVVLNLEPIIHLTQEQFYQLCMANRELNLELNAKGDLIIVPPVGGESGNQEAGLITDLEIWNRQTKSGKVFSSSTIFRLPNGANRSPDAAWIGLKRWEALTQEEREKFPPICPDFAIELRSCTDTLKPLQEKMQEYLANGLRLGWLINPQNSQVEIYRPNQSVEVISLPAVLSGEDILPGFELPL